The segment GAAAAAGCCTCTTGTGAAGGGTTAGATTTGTCTCTTTGGGGAGGAAAGTCAGTTTTCCTGATATTGGTATTCCCGGATTCCAAGAGGTGGGGAGGGGTCCAGCCCCGGGGAGACACAATCGCGGGCGGCATTTTGGAGGGCACCTGGCGACCGCAGAGTCCAAGGGCCCGGGGCTCCCTGGCCCTCGGCCCGCACCACCGGGCTCAGGTCCCGCGGGGCCACGCCAGGGCCTTTGTGACGCGGCTTTCCAGGCCGTGGGCCCCGCGCATCACCTGGGCCTCGTAACGCCGCCCGGGGCGGCGCCGAGCACTTTCTGCTCACCCCGCGCAGCCCGCAGCCAGGGTGGCCGGAGCGGCCGGGCCACGGAGGGGGCGGCATGAGCTACTACCAGCTACCGGTGGTGATCGACAACGGCTCGGGAGTGATCAAGGCGGGCCTGGCTGGGTCCCGGGAGCCCCAGTTTGTCTACCCGAACATTATCGGCCGCGCCAAAGGCCAGAGCTTGGCAGCCGAGGGCGCGCTGGGACTGTGCGTGGGCGACCAAGCGCAGGACCGCAGAAGCTCGCTGTCCATCAGGTACCGCCGTGTCCCCGCAGGCAGGCCCCGCgtggagggaaaggagggagggccCAGATGAGGGGCGCAAGCGTGAGAGAACAGATAAGGGGGCGAGGAACAGCGAAGTCGCAGCCAGCCTGCGTTAGTGCAAACGCGCAGGCGCCAAATCTCAGAGTGTACCAAACATGTAAAGAGGGAACATTACTTGCTCTCTGCATCTACAAAAATATATTCAACTGTACAAATAAAGTTATCATTCATAAAATACAAGTTCATTTAAGAATGTTACTTAATTCCAGGTACCTTTGTCATTTGGGTCATTTTCTTCAATTAATTGATATTAAAACTGTACTATTAGGTGAAGATttcccaatttttatttttgtaaagtcACAAAGGGTCTTACAAAGGGGGGAAAAATggaaagcaacaaaaaaaattgcagagGAAGATAGCTGTGCTAACTTTTGCTGGCAGTACCTTCTCTGAGAGGCTCTGGCCATCACTCCCCATAAAAGGATACTGGTAATAAATACCGGGATTAACTCAGGTTTGAAGAGAATAGaaaccagaaaaatgaaaacttactaTCTATCTTATTGCTCTTCCTACAGCTACCCAGTGGAGCGTGGTCTCATTACTTCCTGGGGGGACATGGAGATCATGTGGAATCATATCTATGAGGCTAACCTGAAGCTAAAGCCCTGCGACGGCCCAGTCTTGATTACAGAGCCAGCACTGAGCCCACTGGCCAACCGGCAACAGATCACTGAAGTGTTTTTTGAGCATCTAGGGGTTCCTGCCTTTTATATGTCCATCCAGGGGGTGCTGGCTCTCTTTGCTGCTGGCTTCACGACTGGCTTTGTGCTGAATTCAGGTGCGGGGATAACCCAGTGCGTACCCATCTTTGAGGGTTACTGTCTGCCTCATGGTGTCCAGCAGATAGGTCTGGCAGGCCTTGACCTCACCAACTACCTCATGATGCTGTTGAAGGACCATGGCATCATGCTGCTGAGTGCTGCGGACAGAAAGATCGTCGCAGACATTAAGGAAACCTCATGTTACGTGGCGATGAACTTTGAAGAGGAAATGGCCAAGAAACCGGACTGTATAGAAAGAGAGTATCAGCTACCTGATGGGAAGACCATCAAGCTCCACGAGCAGCTCTTTCATTGTCCAGAGGCCCTCTTCTCTCCATGTCTCATGAACCTCGAGAGCCCTGGCATTGATAAGATGTGCTTCAGCAGCATAATGAGATGTGATACAGATCTGAGGAATTCCTTTTTCTCCAATATTATCCTTGCTGGGGGATCAACTTCTTTCCCTGGTTTAGACAAGCGCCTAGTGAAGGATATAGCAAAGGTGGTGCCTGCCAACACCCCTGTGCAGGTTATAGCTCCCCCAGAAAGGAAAATATCGGTGTGGATGGGAGGCTCTATTCTTGCAtccctgtctgccttccaggacatGTGGATCACTGCTGCAGAGTTCAAAGAAGTGGGACCCAACATAGTACACCAAAGATGCTTCTGAATACAGATAAAATGGTTAGAAGACAATGTTTTGAGTACGTGCAACAGAAAACTTTGGATATTAAATGTTTCTGGGAGAAcagaaaatatttcaattattgGAATGTCCATGTCTCTGCTGCATTTCTATAATGGGGGAAAATAATGGTGAAGCAGTCCaacaacagatgtttattgagtAAAACCAAATTAAATGCTAGAGGACACTAGTCTTGACCTTGGAGATCTCATATTTCCCTTGGAGAGACAGCAATTTGTGGTACAAAATGATATGTGCCAAGTGAGTGATACAGATTTAAGTTTGTTGGAGTTTATGGAAAGAAGGTTGCTATGAGGAAAGATTTCATAGCAGAGATATGCCATCATGGGTGGGGTGGCATTAGTatgggggtgagggagaagagggcAGATATCCAGAAAAGCATAATGGAAATGAGCAAGGGGCTAGAGATGAGACTGAACAAAGCATATCCAAGGCATGTTTAATAGACTGGTTTTGTTAAAATGAAGAACTTATATACAGCAGATAAGAGCAGTGACTAGGTACTGGAAGGCTTTATGTTCAATGTCCTATAGGCAAAGGGGAACAAGTTAAGATTTAAAACCTGGAGACATGGGgccgcctggtggtgcagtggtcaagtgagcgcgctccgcttcaggggcccggggttcgcacgctcagatccccagcgcgcacggacgcaccgcttgtcaagccatgctgtggtggcgctccacataaagtagaggaagatgggcacggatgttagcccagagcagatcttcctcagcattggcattggatgttagctcagggctaatcttcctcaccaaaagaaaaaaaaaaacctggagacaTAAGGAAATTAAGATGAATGTGGTGGTAGTTTGGAGGGTAAATTGGACTGGGAATGCCCTGGAGATTCGGTGATCAGTTAAAAAGTTACTACTCTAGATATAAAGTAGTCAAGTGTTATACTCAAGATTGTAAGCAATAGGAATTAAGAAATTATGGAAAAATGACGTCTTGGTGCCTAACTAGATAGatttgaaagagaaagaagggtctGAAATGATCTGGGTAGCTGAGAGCATGATGGCAGTATTGACATAACTCAAAGTATGCAGTATCTGCTCTATGCAAAGCACTGTGCTAACTGTGAGGAGTAATCAGGAGTCAGATCCTGTCCTTAAAAAGCCAACAGTCTAGTATAAGAGGCGAAACTCATCCCTTAATTACAATAATACAAGGTAGAAAGTGATTTAGTATCCTAAGAGAAGTACAAAATGCTCTGGTGGTTCCCAGGAGGGAAAATACCTTGAGGGCTCAAGGAGACTTTCTAGTATGTAGATTTAGCTTTGGGGCTGGGCTTGAAGGATGGCAGGCATTTAAATCACGTAGAGTGCCCTTCCCTCTGAATTTAGGGGCAGCATATGTGAGTTTAGGTCTAGGCCCTGCCACCTACCAGCTGCATGACTTAAGCAAGTTGTTTAAACAATCATTTGAAGATCAATTTCCTCCTCCAAGTGGGGTTGCTAATCCCTATCTGTCTCACAGGGTCATTGTGAAGTTCAAATGAGAGAATGTCCCTACAGAcacttttaaaatacaataaaatgttattttttgctTATAGAATTAGAGAATTTATAGGTCCAGCTCATGCTACTTCCTCCATGGAGTCAAAATTGATTATTTGTGTCCTTGAGCACATTATATTTCTTGTACTTCTGTTGACCACTTAATTTATGCAGCCTTATCTTTTGGTTTGCTTGTCTTTCTCCCTCACTAGATATGCTCCTAGAAGACAGGGATTGTGGGCTTTCCcttttcatctctgtccccttccTTGATGCCTTTTATGGTGTACTCCCAGTAGGTATGTAGATATATAGAACTGAGCATAAACACACTTCTGGCTGAGGGAACATTAGGGAAAAGATTCTAAATTGTATAAAAGTGAGGGGCATGTACAAGCAGCAACAAGTAACTCAGTTTGGCCTGAGTCAAGCATTTGTGAAGTGATTGTAAGCAAGATTGCTAGATTGGATAAAGTGTAGAAAATGATTATCTGAGGGCAGTTTGCATAGTTGATGGTGTGCTCACTAGATTCACAAGCACTGTAGAGAAAAGGATCTTAACCCCCTCATTTTAGAATTCTTAAAGCAGTTTTTTCTAAGGGAAAATAGAGCTAACCATACATTTATCTAATTTAAACTTTGACATCGCAGAAAGATGGGCAAAACAAGTATTCTTCCCACTTTACAAATTAAGAAATTGAGATTTAAAGAGGTtaagagatttaaatttaaagCAATCCCAAAGTAGCTTGCTAGGTTAGGTGAGTACATAATCCTTAATCCTAGTTTTGTAGGCAGTTAACCCAACAGCTAGTCTGGATTATTCTGTGAGGACTGTAGCCTCTTCCACAGGGTCATAGCTGGTCCTTTTCAGAAATCTAGGGAAAGggaataaaatgtgaaaattccTTTTAGTTATATTTTCCCTGATCTTAAATCGTCTCAGACCAACTTCCCTAAGGCTTTACTTTTCTCTTAGATTGAGGCGTCAATAGCGACAACTCCACAGAGGTCACCCAATTGAACACAAGTTCAACGTTTAAAATCAGCCAGTTAAATGAAAAACAGCATTATACCGGTGtcggggggaagagggagaatctccctctgcccttttcttatggctggccaaataatcaacttgccagccagtgtggctcctggcgactacgccaaaactgtcttatggctggccaaataatcaacaagacaggttagcaggagaaaataataccaagtttaataacatgtatatatgggagaaactcagaaatgagcaactcgtccctctgtctaagctgcttgcttaagtattgcagctaaaggcaaggagcgtgttggggggtgggtagtggcctgggacttcagagggcaggaggacaattcttttcagggtcatctatagacaatgtggtcagggagagacaaactttttgataaaagaggcttggtgcctttcccattgtaacctctatcctacattatctttatagccatcatgatagaagatctgttccaggaaggaggcaccacatcaaattctttaggcagttagtgggggaggtcaaatgtccctcagagaaaacaatcaaggtaaagagatatatttcagggtggccaaatcttgatctcccacaccggCCAATATAAAACCCCGCTGCAAATTTATGGGATTGTTCCTcttaaaaaaaggttaaaaaacctGATCACGACACATTAAAGCAAAGTCAATGATTGAAAAGACTTTATTTCCTAATAAAAGGGAGATTCAGTTCTCAATGCTAAGATTAAGAATAAAGTAGTTATACCCAAACAAACCCATCCTCTCTGCTCGAGAACTTGAAGAGACGGCACTCTAAGGAGAAGGGAGCAGGGCAGGAACACGGAGGCAGCCCAACCAGCTGAGCCAAGATTCTGGTTTAGTCAGCGCTGCTCGGGTATCTATCTTCCTAAAATTCTCTAAAAAATGTGATGATCAGAATTGAGAAACTGTTTTGAGTCTCGGGCCCTGAGTTTTTTCTACTCCTAAAAAAAAcctccatttttttaaagtagtacAGTACACCGCACCTGGTCTGTAAGGGATGGAAACCGGGGCTCAGAGGCACTCAACATAGTTGTCACCTTTAAAGTACGTCGGAAGAAAAACCCAAACCTTTCCCTAAAGAACGTAGAAGAGCGGCGGCGATTGTCCTCATGGCCGGAAatagaatttttgaaaaaaactTTTGCGAGGCCGGCTCTCGCGAGAGCGGAGGCAAGCGGCCTCGGCCAatgggcgcgggcggcggcgctCCCTTTATAAGGAGGGGCAGCGGAGCGCGCGGCGGGTGGTGGAGAGTGGGGTCGGGAGGGGTGGCGGTCACGCTTTGTCTAACCCTAACTGAACCGGGCGTAGGCGCCGTGCTTTTGCTCCCCGCGCGCTGTTTTTCTCGCTGACTTTCAGCGGGCGGAAAAGCCTCGGCCTACCGCCATTTACCAGCCAATCTGGACCAAACAAAAAATGTCAGCCGCTGGCTCGCTCACCCCTCCCGGGACCCTGCGGTGGCTCGCCCGCCCAGCCCCCGCGCCCCGCCTGGAGGCCGCGGTCGGCCCGGGGCTTCTCCGGAGGCACCCAATGCCGCCGCGAAGAGTTGGGCTCTGTCAGCCGCGGGTGCCTCGGGGGCAAGGGCGAGGCTCTGGCTGCAGGGAGAGGAACGGAGCGGGTCCCCGCGCGCGGTGCGCTTCCCTGAGCTGTGGGACGTGCACCCGGGACTGGGCTCAAACACGTGCAGCCTGCTCAGGGGCTGCGGGTCTGCCTTCCTGCTGGAAGGGGGGGCTCTGATCGTGCGCGTCCGTCTCTCTTCGCGGTCAGTAGTGGGCCTGTGGACCTCCAGATCTGCAGATTGGACCAGGGTGCGTGCACGTTGGCAGAAGGACACGTGAAGCCACCTCCAGAATTGGCCCAAATGAGTGGGCAGTGAGCCGAGTAGCCAGCTAGCCGTTCCTGCGTACGGTCTTGTATCCTATTACCCGCCTCTGGTTTTGGTGCCTTTTATCATTGTATCACAACCTAGTTCCTGCTTTGCGGTTTCTGTTGAGGTTTCTGCGTCTCGCAAAGTAGATCTCGACCAGTCTCCTCAATCCGGTGTGGAAGAGCAGTGATTTTTTGTGAGACCGTTAAACATTTCATAAGTATTTGTTAACTAGAAGATCTAGTGTGTTCCCCAAACAATGAAAATGACGTTCCGTAATGGTCGTTGCTTTCATCTTATTTGCCTCCGCCTTCGGATGCAAAGTATTAAGTGGTGACAGACGGAAAAGAAGGTTACAAGGAAATATAGATCCCAACTCTCTAAAGAATTGGGTCTGGTTTCCTTTCAGGAAAGAAAATAGGCTGAAGACCCACTAGGTTAAAGGAAACAGCCGACAGGCCGTTCTGCCCACTCATCCCCAAACCTAACTCCAGGCTTATGTGTGGATTCGTCCCAAGTCGGTGCCTTCACTTCCTTAAAACAGCTATTCTGGCAGCAGCTGCCGGGAGAGATGGTGCCAGCGGCCTGCATTATAAAGGCAAATTCTCAGGCTGATAGCCAGCCCAATCCTGACCTGACGTTAGGAAGGGTCAGTCAGGAGGACCATGTCAGTCAATTTATGAACGCGTAGGTCTAGAGCGTCTCAGCCTATTACCTAAAGTAAATCCCTCAGAGTTGTCTGACAAATACAGTTCTTACCCTTATTGCAGTTAAGAAATGTGAAAACCCCGAAATGCACTGTTGCTCCTAATGTTCTCTAAGTAAGAGGGAAAAAGGATTTTCCCCAGTCAGCATGGTTTTGTGGAAAGAACACAGGGTAAGTAGCTGAATGAATTTCTAGTTctgattttgctgaggatttttctAGATTCTTGAAGTAACTCAGCTAGCTTCGCTAAGCTTCCATTTACTCAGAAGGTGATCTTTTAAGATCTCTTGAAGACTGCCAGAGTTTCTTGAACTACAAATATGGTAAATAGATGTCTTTTGTTCCTGCTCCATCTAGTGGTACTTGTGCTTCTTCACAGGTACAAAATCTGTGGTGGTGTGGGGCCGGAGGTAAGGATGGCCCTCTACTAGGAatgctttttttctcctcctcatttttaaaaagaagatagtgatttaataaatacaattaaaaataagccTGCAACTGTTGTCTAGTTCTTATATTTGAAATCCTCTCTCTAATGTCTTGTAAACATTCCAAAGGAAAATTCTCCTCAGTATTGTAAACATATGATAGATTTTTTCTGTTTTGGCAGAACAATTCTCTTCCTTAAGTTGTATAATTTTGGAGTAAGCAAGGGCCATAGAGGTTATCCAGTGAGATAATTTATATGAAAACCTTTTGtagataataaataattatgGCAAATATGACTTCTTATTGCTGCAAGATTTAATTCCCTCCAGCAGATGAAGAAGCTGCCTGCCTAAGTTAATTTTTTGCAGAGTTGGGACCAGCAGCTAGGCCTCCCAGCTTCAAGTCCATGTTTTTACTGCGTGGCAACTTAATGTTGCGTTGGCTTACCTGGGAAAGATGACCAGCATTAACTCCACCGTCattttctggtttaaaataaaatctctaatAGTTTCCTGCTTCTGAGCTTAGTTTCAATCCCCCACGCCCTATCTCGCCACGACCTTCTTTGACATGATTTTGTGCTGGAAAGTCCAATGTGTGTTTCACTATTTTACAAGTACAGTTGATTCTTGTTATTTGTGGTAGTTATGTTTCATAAAGTCACCATAAACACTGAATTAGTAAGTACTGAATCATTTGTAATAGGGGAAATACAGGATTAGGTTCTTGTGAGCCTCTAGTCACCACATGTTTATCAACGGATCAATGCATaatcttgttttatgtgtttttctgtttaaagacaccttatttaatatatattattgatttATTAACATTAAACTCATGGCCAACAGCATTATAACTCATGCCTGTACAAAGCTTATCTGCACATGGATTTTCTctataaggcacatcacagcctttttGCCCATAGGAACACAGAACAGCACCTCAGCACTACGTGTGGGGGTCATTGTGAACTACAAAATCACCccccaaaaagcacaaaaatgcaaaaaacaagtGCCACTCAATAGACCACAAAAAGTGCTCTTATTTTCAGTGTTGTTTTGGGAATGAGAAGGTAGAGTATCACCTTGTTTGAGGACACTGCAGGTATTGATTTTGAAATTACAGGTAAATTTTAATGAGTAGGTAAATTTACAAATCTGGAATTTGAATATTGAGGGTGGACTGTCTATGTAACACCTGTACCTGAGAGAGCGTGCAGGTGTCCACATGGCCCCTGAAGTACTTGGGGCTTGTTTCATgccttttatattatttaaacaaGTGATTTGCAAAGGGGTGTAATGAGAGAAGGGGTACATGGAGTTTGAAAATAACAGTACTTGTCCCATTTATTATTTTACTAATgttgaatttcaaataataaagGAGGATGTGAGAGTTTTGTGCTCATAAAGGAACTTACggcttaaaaaatattgagaaacgtaggttttgttttgtctttagaATGAGAGGCTTCTTTTCTAAGGTCCTGAGTTGGCTATAGCTTTTGATTCTGAAGATGGACGTGAGTTTTAATTCAGCTTGTCCTGGTTCTGCAGTCAAAAATTCTGCATTAGCCTGGCTCGAGATTTAAGAGACAGATGGCGCAGGCCCTCATGTGCGCACACATGCCCCAACACTCATACAAAGTGTGGAGGAAGAGTAGTTTTAGACTAAGATGAGGATGAAATGACAAAAGGTAATTGTCATTCCTTCCCCGTATATTCTTTTAAGGTAATAATGTGTGATGGAAGTAAAAACAGCAAAAATACCCAAAGTTTAGGCCAGGGTTTGCAAATTTAAATGTCTGCAGTGGACATGAAGGAAACAAAGGAGTGAATCATGCCGAGAATAAGAAAATGGAGACTATGGAGATGGTGGGGAGAATGAGTGTCCCTTTTAAAGGGGGCAGCAACCTTGTGGGAATGGAGGCCTAAAATTGCCAATGTTTCAGGGGAGGACAAAAAATTTAGGTTTTTCTTTGAACACTGGTTTTTAAATGTTGGtaactattttgaaataaaatataaatattgtgtGGGTATATAATAAAGGGCCTTTGTTCCTGAGTCCTGGGAGGTAGCTTCCATATCCTTGGAATTACCTGAGAGGCAAGAGTGCTTTTCTTATTCGTGGTGGGCGCCTCAGACTGCACCTAATAGTTTATGAGATGACTCAGGATAGGGCTGGTCATGCCAGAAAGACCAAATCTGGGATTATGAGCCTGACTTCCTGGGAGGGCAGGGGGCCAGAGACTGAGTTACATGATTCAACCAATCATGCTGACATGACGCAGCCCCAATAAGAATTCTGAACTCACTGAAGCTTGGGTGACTTCCCTGGTTGGCAGTACTCGGTATTATCACATCAGTGTGTTGGGAGGATAATATGTCCCTGAAGGCACAGGAGAGAACAGTGGAAGCTTCACATTGGGATCCTCCCAGACCTCGCCTGTGCGTCTCTCCCTCTTGATGGTTCTGATCTGAgtccttttgctgtaataaaactgtaatcataagtgttgcactttcctgagttctgtgagtcattctagtaaATTATCAAACTGGAGAGGGTAGTGGGAAGCCCTGAATTTGTAGCCAGCTGGTCAAAAATGAGGGTGGCCTGGGGACCCCTGAACTTGTGGCTGGTGTTTGAAGTAAGGGCAGTCTTGTGGAGGACTGTGCCCTTAACCCGTGAAGTTTGGCCTAAGTTGGGTTGTTAGTGTCAGAAGTCATGGCAATGGGCCAATCAAAAAAACTTTTGACATAAATCTGGCCCATTGTAGGCTATTAATTTATGACCTTTGGCCTAGGCAAATTCAATGATACCAGAAATCAGGAATGCCTTCCCTGGAAATGTGGGAGTTTGGGCCATCCCACCAGATCAAGGGCTACCGAAGAATAGTGTGTTTTTGAGAAGAGGCTATGCTGCCAGACTCTTTTATAGGCCCCTGGGAATATCACTAAAGAcagaaatttcaaaattaaacttTAATAATATTCTGCAAATAGTAGTGCTACTCCTTCCCCACATATAGGGCCTGGGACATTTGTTCCAGTGGTTCTGCTTGAGGGATAGGCCTGTCTTTCAGTGTCCATTCTCTCAGATCCTGGTGGGGCTATGAGGAGGCTTCTACCATCACTTGGTGGAATTAAGGCCATTTCCTCATACCCTCATACCCTATGTGTATAATTATACCTATAATTATAACTATCTCGGTTTAGATTTCCCCTCCTGGAAAAGAAGTGTACAGTATCTTCATTTGTGTTGCCCCGGGAAGAAATGGGAATGAGAGTGTCCTGGTGATCGAGCACTTTTAGCCTGTGTTCTGACCTAGCCAGGAGATCTAGTGTAAGTCACCCAACTTCAGAGTCCACATCTATCAAATGGGTATACtaagacttacctggaagactgTTCTTAAAGAGAGGAGAGGTAGGTCTTATTCTGTTATTTGCAGGAATGATTTTACAGCACTTTGATGAGAGTGTTGTAGCTACTCCAGCAGGAAGAGTTTTCATTTGTGTTGGGTATAGGGGTAAGAGATGTGTGGATAAGGATGAAAGTGCTAATGTTTATGAGTTCTTTTATATAACACTGATTATGAACTTGATGCACATCTGCAATAAGAGATGTTGTTCTAGATGTTGTTTATTATCTTATATTTTATCTTAAGGGCTGTAGGTTTTTACTCTGGTGATATTTATGTGTGTCTGGTGTCTACTATGGCTGTCTATATTAGAAACGTTAAAATGCATAATTATATGGCCTGGCCTGGTGGGGTAGTAGTTGGGTTCACACGCTCCTCaccgggggcctggggttcacagtttcgaaTCGCAGATGCGGACATAcgcaccacccatcaagccatgtgtggctgcctcccacatacaaaatcgaggaagatgggtacagatgttagctcagggctaatcttcctcagcaaaaagaggaggattgacaacagatgttagctcagagccaatcttcctcaccaaaaaaaaaaccaaaccataaTTATAGCTATTAAAAGCAATTTTAGGAAAACTCGTCAGAAAAAATACatgaaggaggaaataaaaatgttgaatttttCATATCAATTTTTGAATGAGGATATtatagctaaaatgaaaaacatttatcCATATCATTTGCAGAAAATAGTGATATTCACCTCACAATCAGTTTTTAGAATGCAGTTTTTAGCACTTTAGCTCACTAAAGTGAACCAAGTGACTTATTTTCAACCTTGGAAGAAAAACTCAATTAAAGCTGCAATTGAACTGTAATGGCACCAAGGAGTTCAACTTGACCTCATCTGCCAGATGATAATCATCTTTCAAGTGTACAAACAAGGAAGCATAGTTATCAAAGAATGAGAAACACGTTTGTTCAAAGACCATTTACTGCTTTAACAAGAGGTGAAATCTTGCCAGAAATGTATAAACACCTAACACGGTGCCAGTCATAGGCTTAACATGTTCAAAGACTTGGGgggcaatttaaaaatatctttgaagtTGTGGGTATTCATCATCATATCTAATAATGCGTACTTTCTAGAGCCCCTCTCCAAGGAGGGCAAAGCAATTTCTCTGAGTTATTTTCACGACCGCCTTGTGAGATAAGGCAGCTACCATTATCTCCCTTTTGCAAATGGAGACACTGAAACACTGGGAGCGAAAATCACTTGAAGAAGGTGAGTGGCAGGCCCAAgaatttaaacacacacattgaGGCTTTTAACTCCCATTTTAGTTTAACTacagaaaagtaaacaaacaaagaattaaaaaatcagaatctcatactttttctttctctttgtaagttaaagaataattaatggTCAATCAATTTTTCCTTCTCTGCCTTGGTAAGGAAAACTGTCTAAAATCAGGCTTTTCACAATAACTAGAGTCTTATTACactgaaatgaatgaaatatttgcaaagctgtgacattcatttaacaaacacttactaAATACCTAGTCTGTAACATGTTGCATTGTTCAGGATGTTGAGAATTCAAAGGTGAAAAATGTATTCCCCATCCTTAAAGATCTTCCTGGACAGAAAGATTATGTAAGCAGATTGTATATTGCAGTTCAGtgttatttaaatttaactgatttcttcattttattccccaaatctatttcttctttgcttctCCCAACTCCGTTAAGTATATGCTGCCATATACTCAATTGCTCAAACCAGTAATCCTGCAAAGACCTTCTGACTAGTCTCTCTGCTTCTTATCTTGCCCCCTACTCACCATCAAATCATTCTTCACAATGCAGCCTGGgtgatcttattaaaatgcaaactGAACCATATTTCTTCTTTATGTAACCCTTCAATGGTTTCACATTGCACTTGGAATATAATCAAAAATTCTTATCAAAGTTTTGCATGATCTGGTCCCTGCTTGCCTCACCAACCTCATTTAACCCTCCTCTCCTCTTGCACcgtgctccagccacaccggaCTCCTCCTTTCGGTTCCCAGCACTTGCCAAGCTCTTTCTTACCTTAGGTCCTCTGCTTGGACTGCTCTGCCCTG is part of the Diceros bicornis minor isolate mBicDic1 chromosome 15, mDicBic1.mat.cur, whole genome shotgun sequence genome and harbors:
- the ACTRT3 gene encoding actin-related protein T3 — its product is MSYYQLPVVIDNGSGVIKAGLAGSREPQFVYPNIIGRAKGQSLAAEGALGLCVGDQAQDRRSSLSISYPVERGLITSWGDMEIMWNHIYEANLKLKPCDGPVLITEPALSPLANRQQITEVFFEHLGVPAFYMSIQGVLALFAAGFTTGFVLNSGAGITQCVPIFEGYCLPHGVQQIGLAGLDLTNYLMMLLKDHGIMLLSAADRKIVADIKETSCYVAMNFEEEMAKKPDCIEREYQLPDGKTIKLHEQLFHCPEALFSPCLMNLESPGIDKMCFSSIMRCDTDLRNSFFSNIILAGGSTSFPGLDKRLVKDIAKVVPANTPVQVIAPPERKISVWMGGSILASLSAFQDMWITAAEFKEVGPNIVHQRCF